In the genome of Taurinivorans muris, one region contains:
- a CDS encoding AIR synthase-related protein yields the protein MSLLRLEIRVKENQQDPVGRRVAEEIKEALGFNIDTVRMVKVLTFDGIGEEEAGLLLEKAVMHDPVLQSASLQPSPSDADFILEVSFRPGVTDNEGNTARNTAALVLGKERDTLKVYTAKQYHLWGKITRAEAEKIGRDLLANELIERLRIKSREEWAKEAGFEAQASKVTGKASDTVRIIPLLGMSDAELIDYSRKNTLALTLEEMLIIKNFYAKDETKKDRAQFGLPENPTDAELEVLAQTWSEHCKHKIFAAKIEYVNTETGKTQHIDSLYKTYIKTPTATIRKRLGDNDFCRSVFSDNAGVMAFNDDYDVCIKVETHNSPSALDPYGGALTGIVGVNRDPMGTGMGAELICNTDVFCFASPFHADKMPSRLLHPRRVMEGVRKGVEDGGNKSGIPTVNGAIVFDERYLGKPLVYCGTVGLMPRRLHGMNGFEKIPAAGDAIVMTGGRIGKDGIHGATFSSEELHEESPATAVQIGDPITQRKMYDFIIRARDLGLYHAITDNGAGGLSSSVGEMSEATGGCRLDLSKAPLKYDGLQPWEILLSEAQERMTLAVPQDKLQEFLALAEHMDVEATCLGEFTDTGYFQVFYGKKPVANLPMDFMHNGLPQMRLKAVWKAEQTQMQNQVAMPDTNDKAEFLLKMLGRLNICSKENIVRQYDHEVKGGSVVKPFVGKKQDAPADAAVLRPVLEDEAGIVISNGICPKFSDYDTYHMMANALDEAVRNAVAAGADPDHMAGCDNFCWCDPIQSEKTPDGEYKLAQLVRACEALGKYCLDYGVPCISGKDSMKNDYIGDGKKISIPPTVLFSVLAKIGNVNNAVTSDFKAAGNKIYLLGYTKNEMAGSEAFDELGIKGGRVPQVDSGSALARYRAFHKAAEQKLVKACHDLSDGGLAVALAEMCIGGLFGAKVDLEKAGKEEDMTTMEILYSESASRFLAEVEPGKCAEFEKLFENHCYQIGEVGEANADLSVYTGESLVFTQTIDAMAQAFKKTLNA from the coding sequence ATGAGTCTTTTACGTTTGGAAATTCGTGTCAAGGAAAATCAACAGGACCCGGTAGGACGCAGAGTTGCGGAAGAAATAAAAGAAGCGCTCGGCTTCAATATCGATACCGTACGTATGGTGAAAGTTCTTACTTTTGACGGTATCGGCGAAGAAGAAGCGGGTTTGCTCCTTGAAAAAGCCGTTATGCACGACCCGGTTCTGCAAAGCGCAAGCCTTCAGCCGAGCCCGTCCGACGCCGATTTCATACTTGAGGTAAGCTTCCGTCCCGGCGTAACGGACAATGAAGGCAACACGGCAAGGAACACCGCCGCCCTCGTGCTCGGAAAAGAAAGGGACACCCTCAAGGTTTACACCGCCAAGCAATACCATCTGTGGGGCAAAATAACCCGAGCCGAAGCGGAAAAAATCGGCAGGGATCTGCTTGCCAACGAACTTATCGAACGCCTGCGCATAAAAAGCAGGGAAGAATGGGCGAAAGAAGCGGGCTTTGAAGCGCAGGCTTCAAAAGTCACCGGAAAGGCTTCGGATACGGTCCGCATTATTCCGCTCCTCGGCATGAGTGACGCGGAACTTATCGATTACAGCCGTAAAAACACCCTCGCGCTCACGCTGGAAGAAATGCTTATCATCAAGAATTTTTACGCAAAAGACGAAACCAAAAAAGACAGGGCGCAGTTCGGTTTGCCCGAAAATCCAACGGACGCGGAACTGGAAGTGCTCGCCCAAACATGGTCCGAACACTGCAAACATAAGATTTTTGCCGCCAAAATAGAATATGTGAACACGGAAACCGGCAAGACCCAACATATCGACAGCCTTTACAAAACCTATATCAAAACCCCGACAGCCACTATCAGAAAACGCCTTGGCGACAATGATTTCTGCCGTTCCGTTTTCAGTGACAACGCGGGAGTCATGGCTTTCAATGACGATTACGACGTCTGCATCAAAGTTGAAACCCACAACAGCCCCTCCGCCCTCGACCCGTACGGCGGAGCGTTGACCGGCATCGTGGGCGTGAACCGCGACCCTATGGGAACAGGCATGGGAGCGGAACTTATTTGCAATACCGATGTTTTTTGTTTCGCTTCGCCTTTCCATGCGGACAAAATGCCCTCCCGCCTCCTGCATCCCCGCCGCGTCATGGAAGGGGTGCGCAAAGGAGTTGAAGACGGAGGAAACAAATCCGGCATACCGACTGTGAACGGAGCCATTGTCTTTGACGAACGCTATCTTGGCAAACCCCTTGTCTATTGCGGCACTGTCGGACTTATGCCCCGCAGGCTCCACGGCATGAACGGGTTTGAAAAAATCCCGGCAGCCGGCGACGCCATTGTGATGACCGGCGGACGTATCGGCAAAGACGGCATACACGGGGCGACATTCTCTTCCGAAGAACTGCATGAGGAAAGCCCGGCGACCGCCGTACAAATAGGCGACCCCATAACCCAAAGAAAAATGTACGATTTCATTATCCGCGCAAGGGATTTGGGACTTTACCACGCGATTACCGACAACGGCGCCGGAGGGCTCTCTTCTTCCGTCGGCGAAATGAGCGAAGCCACAGGCGGCTGCCGTTTGGATTTATCCAAAGCCCCGTTGAAATACGACGGACTTCAGCCTTGGGAAATTCTTCTTTCCGAAGCCCAGGAGCGTATGACCCTGGCGGTTCCTCAGGATAAATTGCAGGAATTTTTAGCCTTGGCGGAACATATGGACGTTGAAGCGACATGCCTCGGCGAATTTACCGATACCGGCTATTTCCAAGTCTTTTACGGCAAAAAACCCGTTGCGAACCTGCCTATGGACTTCATGCACAACGGTCTGCCTCAAATGCGGCTGAAAGCGGTTTGGAAAGCGGAACAAACCCAAATGCAAAACCAAGTGGCAATGCCAGATACCAACGACAAAGCGGAATTTTTACTTAAAATGCTCGGACGCCTCAATATTTGCAGCAAAGAAAACATTGTCCGACAATACGACCACGAAGTGAAAGGTGGAAGCGTCGTCAAACCGTTTGTCGGCAAAAAGCAGGACGCTCCCGCCGACGCGGCTGTCCTGCGCCCCGTGCTCGAAGATGAGGCGGGCATTGTCATTTCCAACGGTATTTGTCCGAAATTCAGCGATTACGATACCTACCACATGATGGCGAACGCCCTTGACGAAGCCGTCCGCAACGCCGTCGCCGCGGGCGCAGACCCCGACCATATGGCGGGCTGTGACAATTTCTGCTGGTGCGACCCTATCCAATCGGAAAAAACACCGGACGGCGAATACAAACTCGCCCAGCTTGTGCGCGCCTGCGAAGCCCTTGGCAAATATTGCCTGGATTACGGAGTGCCCTGCATTTCCGGCAAGGATTCCATGAAAAACGACTATATCGGCGACGGCAAGAAAATTTCCATTCCGCCCACGGTCTTATTCAGCGTTCTTGCCAAAATCGGCAATGTCAACAATGCGGTGACCAGTGATTTCAAAGCCGCAGGCAATAAAATCTATCTGCTCGGCTATACGAAAAACGAAATGGCGGGCAGCGAAGCGTTCGACGAACTCGGCATTAAAGGCGGACGCGTCCCCCAAGTCGACTCCGGTTCCGCCCTCGCCCGTTACCGCGCTTTCCACAAAGCGGCGGAACAGAAGCTCGTCAAAGCCTGCCATGACCTTTCGGACGGCGGACTTGCCGTCGCCCTTGCGGAAATGTGCATAGGCGGTCTTTTCGGCGCAAAAGTCGACCTTGAAAAAGCGGGCAAGGAAGAAGATATGACCACAATGGAAATCCTATACAGCGAAAGCGCAAGCCGTTTCCTTGCGGAAGTCGAGCCAGGCAAGTGCGCTGAATTTGAAAAGCTTTTTGAAAACCACTGCTACCAAATCGGCGAAGTGGGCGAAGCGAACGCGGATTTGTCAGTATACACCGGAGAAAGTTTGGTCTTCACCCAAACCATTGACGCAATGGCTCAGGCTTTCAAAAAAACATTGAACGCTTGA
- a CDS encoding polyprenyl synthetase family protein — MKEFTRFIAQEQNGIANALENVTKKLPSSVREIASYAFLSGGKRLRPVLTLLWYNLLETEQKITHPELSVYDASVVLEMFHVASLLHDDVLDNAELRRGKTASHVKFGVRPCLLAGDALLAMGNKQMAEFQNTALMSIISDALLKTANGEIEEINLTGKIPDNAEEYLAVIEGKTAWIIRSACEVGAVMAGAAPKDVAAARDFGLNLGMAFQIVDDALDFSPEEIIGKPSGGDLRERKCTPPVHMYLQSLTESERADFIQKFQNISNPVFAGRNIPKTEGKTFSEQELQTIAQKIIDAGYPQKTRELAQTYLDEAEKHLQGFSGTYKTMLAEAITYIKERKK; from the coding sequence ATGAAAGAATTTACCCGGTTTATCGCGCAGGAACAAAACGGCATTGCGAACGCATTGGAAAACGTGACGAAAAAACTGCCCTCTTCCGTGCGGGAGATCGCAAGCTACGCTTTTTTATCCGGCGGAAAAAGACTCCGCCCCGTCTTGACGCTCTTATGGTACAATCTTCTTGAAACGGAACAAAAAATAACCCATCCGGAGCTCTCCGTATACGATGCGTCCGTTGTTCTGGAAATGTTCCATGTCGCAAGCCTTCTGCATGACGACGTGCTTGACAATGCGGAACTGAGACGCGGCAAAACCGCAAGCCACGTGAAATTCGGCGTCCGCCCCTGCCTTTTGGCGGGAGACGCCTTGCTCGCCATGGGCAACAAGCAAATGGCGGAATTTCAAAACACGGCGCTTATGAGTATCATTTCCGACGCATTGCTCAAAACGGCAAACGGCGAAATCGAAGAAATCAATCTTACCGGAAAAATTCCGGACAATGCCGAAGAATATCTTGCCGTCATCGAAGGAAAAACGGCTTGGATCATCCGCTCCGCCTGCGAAGTGGGCGCCGTTATGGCGGGTGCCGCCCCGAAAGATGTCGCCGCCGCCCGTGATTTCGGTTTAAATCTCGGCATGGCGTTTCAGATTGTGGACGACGCCCTTGATTTTTCTCCCGAAGAAATAATAGGCAAACCTTCCGGCGGCGACCTCAGGGAAAGAAAATGCACGCCTCCTGTCCATATGTATCTGCAAAGCCTCACTGAAAGCGAACGAGCCGATTTCATCCAAAAATTTCAAAATATTTCCAACCCCGTTTTTGCAGGGCGAAACATCCCGAAAACCGAAGGAAAAACATTCAGCGAGCAGGAACTGCAAACCATCGCGCAAAAAATCATTGACGCGGGCTATCCGCAAAAAACCCGCGAACTCGCCCAAACCTATTTGGACGAAGCGGAAAAACATTTGCAGGGCTTTTCGGGAACATACAAAACCATGTTAGCGGAAGCGATAACCTATATAAAAGAAAGAAAGAAATAG
- a CDS encoding Fur family transcriptional regulator, with protein MQKNIGKNTHDPVMENDLNHFLALMSQRGLNTTKQRVNIAKIFFCMQGHHSLEEICQEVRKTYPGIGQTTVYRTIKLMCEVGLAEELHVGENFARYEVCIGKQHHDHLVCTACGKTIEFHLPEIEKYQKEIAEKNGFTLLDHRHILLGICEKCRAKHREKT; from the coding sequence ATGCAAAAAAATATCGGAAAAAACACCCATGATCCCGTAATGGAAAATGACTTGAATCATTTTCTTGCGCTTATGAGCCAGCGGGGCTTAAACACCACGAAACAGCGTGTCAATATCGCAAAAATATTTTTTTGCATGCAGGGTCATCATTCTTTGGAAGAAATCTGCCAGGAAGTGCGCAAAACATATCCGGGCATAGGACAGACGACCGTTTACCGCACAATCAAGCTCATGTGCGAAGTGGGGCTTGCGGAAGAACTGCATGTGGGGGAAAACTTCGCCCGCTACGAAGTTTGCATAGGAAAACAGCACCACGACCATTTGGTCTGCACAGCCTGCGGAAAAACAATAGAATTTCACCTGCCGGAAATTGAAAAATACCAAAAAGAAATTGCGGAAAAAAACGGCTTCACCCTCCTGGACCACCGGCATATCCTGCTCGGTATCTGCGAAAAATGCCGCGCGAAACACCGTGAAAAAACATAA
- a CDS encoding NifB/NifX family molybdenum-iron cluster-binding protein translates to MKIAATYQNGMIFQHFGHSEQFKLYDVENGKITDSRVVDTNGQGHGALADFLAKSGVNVLICGGIGAGAQNALAEAGIQLFGGVSGMADEAVDAYLAGSLKFNAAVCCSHHDHGHGHSCGTHLCGADKHGCSGNS, encoded by the coding sequence ATGAAGATCGCAGCGACCTATCAAAACGGCATGATTTTCCAACATTTCGGACATTCCGAGCAATTCAAGCTTTACGATGTTGAAAACGGAAAAATAACGGACAGCCGCGTTGTCGATACCAACGGGCAGGGACACGGGGCTTTGGCTGATTTTTTGGCAAAATCCGGCGTGAACGTGCTGATTTGCGGCGGTATCGGCGCAGGAGCCCAAAATGCTTTGGCAGAAGCCGGCATACAGCTTTTCGGAGGGGTTTCGGGCATGGCTGATGAAGCGGTTGACGCGTATCTTGCGGGCTCGCTGAAATTCAATGCCGCTGTTTGCTGTTCTCATCACGATCATGGGCACGGGCATTCCTGCGGAACGCACCTGTGCGGGGCGGATAAGCACGGTTGCTCCGGAAACAGCTGA
- a CDS encoding MATE family efflux transporter, with protein MISQNTFKAHAKSLLHLGMPILLGQLAQMSMNFVDTVVAGMAGTAHMAGVSIGGAIWTPLLLFGQGILIPIGPLVAQGLGAGKKESLNRFWRNGIWIAFLLSAFLIALFTLASYFYVRSAKIDKEMAQIASEYLFYIKWGMPAFLLFFVTRFFMEAKSYTRPAMIAGFAALFCNIPLNMIFVFGYFGFPALGGAGCGLATAVVCWIMFFIMFYYLKKYSPGTFKIVRPNMVVMKRVVRLGLPIAFALLLEVSSFSLISLLISPLGKVTVSGHQAAMTTSGLLFMFPLSLGTATSILIGRHVGAGDLVKAKETRQSSVLIGVLIGFVSLCGMVLFREEIAKLYSQDPMVIALAGSILIFTAIYQIPDCVQMVVLSVLRGYNDTKAIFYICCFSYWGLSVPIGYALCYTDFIVKPLGVYGFWIALILGLLCVCLLVNLRVRHLEGLTLEQVKAKISR; from the coding sequence ATGATTTCTCAAAATACGTTTAAAGCCCATGCCAAAAGTCTGCTGCATTTGGGTATGCCCATTTTACTGGGGCAGCTCGCGCAAATGTCCATGAATTTCGTAGACACCGTCGTGGCGGGCATGGCGGGAACGGCGCACATGGCAGGCGTTTCCATCGGCGGGGCGATATGGACACCGCTTTTGCTTTTCGGGCAGGGAATCCTTATTCCTATCGGTCCGCTTGTGGCGCAAGGGCTTGGCGCGGGAAAAAAGGAAAGTTTGAACCGTTTTTGGCGGAACGGCATTTGGATAGCGTTTTTGCTTTCCGCCTTTTTGATTGCGCTTTTCACGCTCGCTTCTTATTTTTATGTGCGATCTGCGAAAATCGACAAGGAAATGGCGCAGATCGCTTCTGAATATTTATTTTACATAAAATGGGGCATGCCGGCTTTCCTGCTTTTTTTTGTGACCCGTTTTTTTATGGAAGCGAAGTCATATACGCGTCCCGCCATGATTGCGGGTTTTGCGGCTTTATTTTGCAATATTCCGCTGAATATGATTTTTGTGTTCGGATATTTCGGTTTTCCCGCCCTCGGCGGAGCCGGCTGCGGGCTTGCGACGGCGGTTGTTTGCTGGATAATGTTTTTCATCATGTTTTATTATTTGAAAAAATACAGTCCCGGCACGTTTAAAATCGTCAGGCCCAACATGGTCGTCATGAAACGGGTGGTGCGTCTGGGGCTTCCCATCGCGTTCGCCCTGCTTTTGGAGGTTTCGTCTTTCTCGCTCATTTCCTTATTGATTTCCCCCTTGGGCAAAGTTACGGTTTCAGGACATCAGGCAGCCATGACGACAAGCGGCTTGCTTTTCATGTTTCCCCTTTCCCTTGGCACCGCAACCAGTATTTTGATCGGCAGGCACGTGGGGGCGGGCGATTTGGTTAAAGCCAAAGAAACACGGCAGTCGAGCGTGCTTATCGGGGTTCTTATCGGTTTTGTCAGTTTATGCGGCATGGTTTTGTTCCGGGAAGAGATTGCGAAACTTTATTCCCAAGACCCTATGGTGATAGCGCTTGCAGGCAGCATTCTGATTTTTACGGCGATATACCAGATTCCGGACTGCGTGCAAATGGTTGTTTTGTCCGTTTTGCGCGGTTATAACGACACCAAGGCTATTTTTTACATTTGCTGTTTCTCGTACTGGGGCTTGTCCGTGCCGATCGGGTATGCGCTCTGCTACACTGATTTCATTGTCAAACCGTTGGGCGTGTATGGGTTTTGGATTGCCCTCATTTTAGGTTTGCTTTGTGTTTGCTTATTGGTGAATTTGCGGGTGCGCCATTTGGAAGGACTGACTTTGGAACAGGTGAAAGCGAAAATCAGCAGATGA
- a CDS encoding MBL fold metallo-hydrolase, whose protein sequence is MYECIQVAENTYYIASPSNTGLYVENGEAWIIDTGIDTRAGKKIAKRLEENNWKPKAVINTHCHADHIGANAWLQKQFDIPVYANGMDCMFIENTLLSSMALWGAYPPRALQGVFFTAENSKVTPIQNAPLPQDFEIIPFSGHSLFMIGLRTPDNIVFTADELCPPHILEKYGIGYNYCLEGYFKSLETAERLEAKLFVPAHGEPFADIRELAAINRKSVLDVCRLIITLCKTPQHFDMLLQGVFNHYGLNMTFAQYTVTGSVLRSYLSWLYDEDALEPVILDNILYWRAK, encoded by the coding sequence ATGTATGAATGTATACAAGTGGCTGAAAACACCTACTATATCGCAAGCCCCAGCAATACCGGCTTATATGTTGAAAATGGCGAAGCATGGATCATCGATACCGGAATCGACACCCGCGCAGGCAAAAAAATTGCGAAACGCCTCGAAGAAAACAATTGGAAGCCGAAAGCTGTCATCAACACGCATTGCCATGCCGACCATATCGGCGCCAACGCGTGGCTGCAAAAACAATTCGACATTCCTGTTTATGCCAACGGCATGGATTGCATGTTCATTGAAAACACGCTGCTTTCAAGCATGGCGCTTTGGGGGGCGTATCCGCCAAGGGCTTTGCAAGGCGTCTTTTTCACGGCGGAAAACAGCAAAGTCACCCCGATACAAAACGCTCCCCTGCCTCAGGATTTTGAAATCATCCCCTTTTCCGGGCACAGCCTTTTCATGATCGGACTGCGCACGCCCGACAATATCGTGTTTACCGCCGACGAACTTTGTCCTCCGCATATTTTGGAAAAATACGGCATCGGCTATAATTACTGTCTGGAAGGCTATTTCAAAAGCCTTGAAACAGCGGAACGGCTGGAAGCGAAACTTTTTGTGCCCGCCCACGGCGAACCTTTCGCCGATATACGAGAGCTTGCCGCAATAAACCGCAAATCCGTGCTTGACGTTTGCAGGCTGATCATAACGCTCTGCAAAACGCCGCAACATTTTGACATGCTTTTGCAAGGCGTTTTCAACCATTACGGACTGAATATGACGTTCGCCCAATACACGGTCACAGGTTCCGTGCTCCGTTCCTATCTGTCATGGCTTTATGACGAAGACGCTCTCGAACCGGTTATCCTGGACAACATCTTATATTGGCGGGCAAAATAA